In Desulfovibrio inopinatus DSM 10711, the following are encoded in one genomic region:
- a CDS encoding ABC transporter permease has translation MIRRYRQRGKAQSRAQVGYSVRALACCGAIFLMAPIVVLVVASFNDAAFLDFSSYSFGIEQYRRFMASPAWREAAVNSLLVSGMTSAASTVLGVLAALGLTRGQFIGRNFIRLFFFSPMIIPPIVLALAYYLAMSHLGLIGTRMALFLAYLPLTLPFSLLPIMASLSKLDPNLERAARSCGASPLTTFFRITLPLIRPGVFTGALFSFMVALDEVVIAVFLCGSTAVTLPKKMWSSIRFEIEPMLPAISTVLILVALCCMSLVALVGKRR, from the coding sequence ATGATACGAAGATACAGGCAACGAGGAAAAGCGCAGAGTCGCGCACAGGTGGGATATTCCGTTCGCGCTTTGGCATGTTGTGGGGCGATATTCTTGATGGCGCCGATAGTCGTGTTAGTGGTCGCATCGTTCAATGATGCAGCATTTCTTGACTTTTCGTCGTATTCTTTCGGTATAGAACAATATCGCCGTTTTATGGCCTCGCCGGCCTGGAGGGAGGCGGCTGTCAATTCGTTGCTCGTTTCGGGCATGACGTCGGCGGCATCGACTGTCCTCGGTGTCTTAGCGGCTTTAGGCTTGACTCGTGGTCAATTCATTGGGAGAAATTTCATCCGCTTGTTTTTCTTTTCTCCCATGATTATTCCTCCCATCGTGCTTGCCTTGGCTTATTATCTCGCGATGAGTCATCTTGGACTTATTGGAACACGAATGGCGTTGTTTTTGGCGTATCTTCCTTTGACGCTACCGTTCTCGCTCTTGCCGATTATGGCTTCATTGTCCAAACTTGATCCGAATCTCGAACGTGCTGCAAGAAGTTGCGGCGCCTCCCCGTTGACGACGTTTTTTCGCATCACCTTGCCGCTTATTCGCCCTGGGGTCTTCACGGGAGCATTATTCAGCTTCATGGTCGCATTGGATGAAGTTGTCATTGCGGTGTTTTTGTGCGGCTCCACGGCTGTCACCCTTCCGAAGAAAATGTGGTCATCCATTCGTTTTGAAATTGAACCCATGTTGCCCGCCATTTCGACCGTGCTGATTCTCGTTGCGTTGTGCTGTATGTCGCTGGTTGCTCTCGTCGGTAAACGACGTTGA
- a CDS encoding ABC transporter permease translates to MMQGVPHDPAQSRGGVWLVIPAFVALVVLFVVPLVRVLLLSCFDPGFTLEHFVHFFRQTVYSRILYNTVRMSCIATLASLCLGYAIAYVMSRSRPVVRLVLLAIVVLSFGISLLLRVFSWSFILQRHGPVNWLLMWTGATQTPLPLLHNEFSVLVGLTHIFTPYAVFPIYSMLVRTDPNLERAARNLGASRMQAFWRVTFPLSLPGVEAAGVLIFIMALGSFVTPALLGGRKEQMLSNVIQTQVTELLNWPFAAAMSLVLLAVTLLCVWVASRSLGVDRLMGHDPS, encoded by the coding sequence ATGATGCAAGGAGTTCCACACGATCCGGCACAATCTCGTGGAGGAGTATGGCTCGTTATCCCGGCATTTGTGGCCCTCGTCGTATTGTTTGTTGTCCCGCTCGTGCGCGTTTTGTTGCTGAGTTGTTTTGATCCTGGTTTTACTCTGGAGCATTTCGTTCATTTTTTTCGACAGACGGTGTATTCCAGGATTTTATATAATACTGTTCGTATGTCATGCATCGCGACGCTGGCGTCTTTGTGTTTGGGGTATGCCATTGCGTATGTCATGTCTCGTTCGAGGCCGGTTGTTCGTCTTGTGTTGCTGGCAATTGTCGTGCTTTCGTTCGGAATAAGTCTCTTACTTCGGGTTTTTTCCTGGTCATTTATCTTGCAACGACATGGTCCGGTGAATTGGTTGTTGATGTGGACCGGTGCCACACAGACACCATTGCCCCTCCTCCATAATGAATTCTCCGTTTTGGTTGGCCTGACACATATTTTTACACCGTATGCCGTCTTTCCTATCTACAGCATGCTTGTGCGGACCGATCCCAATCTTGAACGGGCAGCCCGAAATCTCGGCGCGTCACGGATGCAAGCCTTTTGGAGAGTCACCTTTCCATTGTCGCTTCCTGGCGTTGAAGCGGCAGGCGTTCTCATTTTTATCATGGCATTAGGATCGTTCGTCACACCGGCCTTGCTTGGTGGACGAAAAGAACAGATGCTCTCCAATGTGATTCAAACGCAGGTCACGGAGTTGCTCAATTGGCCGTTTGCTGCGGCCATGTCGTTGGTGCTTCTTGCCGTCACTTTGCTCTGCGTCTGGGTGGCCAGTCGCAGTCTCGGCGTTGATCGGCTGATGGGACATGACCCGTCATGA
- a CDS encoding sigma-54-dependent transcriptional regulator — MFNALIVDDDPFFLDYTANVLADCGYKSIKSKRLDEGIREARTGGFDIIFLDVNLPDGNGLHRIAEFKVGEPSAEVVIITGDGTMDGAEAALKNGAWDYIQKPATANSIRLLIKRAQQFRNARIMAVNQRKNLKRDSIIGDSPALRACLSKLNQAAKSSGSLLITGETGTGKELFAKAAHDNSSRSSNNFIVVDCTCIPKTLAESLLFGHKKGSYTDAKEDREGLFALADGGTLFLDEIGDLPLEVQKTLLRVLQERRFRCIGSQRERSSDFRLIAATNRDLATMVEEKRFRKDLYFRLQTLMIELPPLRERQNDIEQIAAFYIPRICEDHNIGPKTMSNDFLEALHCYDWPGNIREFINTLYTAVSNAFEEKQLHPYHLPLDIRVNLVQSKLGASEQDLEKTVSDEFIASELESFETFPTYKQMRETTIERTEHVYFKLLLKKCNNDLVKACSYSGLSRARIYEILKKHQIDRKSI; from the coding sequence ATGTTCAATGCCCTTATTGTTGATGATGATCCGTTTTTTCTCGACTATACAGCAAATGTATTAGCTGATTGCGGATATAAGAGTATAAAATCGAAACGATTGGACGAAGGTATTCGAGAAGCGCGAACGGGGGGATTTGATATCATCTTTCTTGATGTGAATTTGCCCGACGGGAACGGTCTCCATCGTATTGCTGAGTTCAAGGTTGGCGAGCCATCCGCTGAAGTTGTTATCATTACCGGTGACGGAACAATGGATGGTGCCGAGGCCGCTCTAAAGAATGGAGCCTGGGACTATATCCAAAAACCAGCCACGGCCAACTCCATTCGGCTTCTTATCAAACGTGCCCAGCAATTCCGAAATGCCCGCATTATGGCGGTGAATCAGCGCAAGAACCTCAAGCGTGACTCCATAATTGGTGATAGTCCCGCATTGCGTGCATGTCTAAGTAAGTTGAATCAGGCCGCCAAGAGTTCCGGTAGCCTTTTGATTACCGGGGAAACAGGCACGGGAAAGGAGTTGTTCGCCAAAGCAGCTCACGATAACAGCTCTAGATCAAGCAATAATTTCATCGTTGTTGATTGTACCTGTATTCCGAAAACATTAGCAGAGAGTCTGTTGTTTGGTCATAAAAAAGGCTCATACACTGATGCCAAGGAAGATAGGGAAGGCTTGTTTGCTCTCGCGGATGGTGGGACGTTGTTTTTGGATGAAATTGGCGATTTACCGCTTGAAGTTCAAAAAACATTGCTGCGCGTCTTACAAGAACGACGATTTCGTTGTATTGGATCACAACGGGAACGATCAAGTGATTTCAGGCTTATTGCAGCCACAAATCGTGATCTCGCGACGATGGTTGAGGAAAAACGATTTCGGAAAGATCTCTACTTTCGGCTACAAACTCTCATGATTGAGCTTCCTCCCTTGCGCGAGAGACAAAATGATATTGAACAAATTGCGGCATTTTATATTCCGCGTATTTGTGAAGACCACAATATTGGGCCGAAAACAATGTCAAATGATTTTCTCGAGGCACTTCACTGCTATGATTGGCCCGGTAATATCCGTGAATTCATTAACACATTGTATACAGCGGTGAGTAACGCTTTTGAGGAAAAACAACTCCATCCTTATCATCTTCCGCTTGATATTCGCGTTAATCTTGTTCAATCAAAGCTTGGCGCCAGTGAACAGGATTTAGAGAAAACCGTTTCAGATGAATTCATTGCATCAGAGCTTGAATCGTTTGAAACGTTTCCCACATACAAACAAATGCGAGAAACAACTATAGAGCGTACAGAGCACGTATATTTTAAACTCTTGCTTAAGAAATGCAATAATGACCTCGTAAAAGCTTGTTCATATTCAGGGCTGTCTCGTGCACGTATCTATGAAATTCTAAAAAAACATCAAATAGATAGAAAATCAATTTAA
- a CDS encoding substrate-binding periplasmic protein, with product MPGKMSPLQHGVRMLCASVLLTLILVFSTSLGSAETVSTNSDAIQRITSRGRLIVSQFRGSEPLFFFEDTGTTDRSVPVVMDHGKRIIGVDISLARTIADFLGVDLDVQRTAQSFNAVCEDVAAGRADLGISALSITPERALMVRFSVPYATFPMGVIINRKHAAEMFSLRLRYWDHPQLFLNNTEVVFAQQQGTAQEALAGQLFPQATILPTRGTNSGPMAVAEGKALATLISQYDSEYLLKADPELGVELKWIAFPDETDNLAVAVSPANAHLLAFVNVVISRNKALTDIDTALEHYYPEFSDAEVTTPQSDSAYALPHAPPGSLLSIAVTGVAFVILLVLWRWLSRPYTAFDPKEKP from the coding sequence ATGCCGGGGAAGATGTCTCCTCTGCAACATGGTGTGCGTATGCTGTGCGCCTCTGTTCTGCTGACATTGATCTTGGTGTTTTCGACGTCCTTGGGGAGCGCTGAAACCGTTTCGACCAATTCCGATGCGATTCAACGCATCACATCGCGAGGCAGACTGATTGTCTCTCAATTCCGTGGGAGTGAACCGCTCTTCTTTTTCGAGGATACCGGAACGACCGATCGTTCGGTTCCTGTTGTCATGGACCACGGTAAACGTATCATCGGTGTCGACATCTCCCTTGCCCGTACAATTGCCGACTTCCTCGGTGTCGATCTCGATGTCCAACGGACCGCACAAAGCTTCAACGCCGTTTGCGAAGACGTCGCCGCAGGAAGAGCCGATCTCGGCATCAGCGCCTTGTCCATCACGCCGGAACGGGCTTTAATGGTTCGTTTTAGCGTTCCTTATGCCACTTTTCCCATGGGCGTTATTATCAACCGAAAACATGCCGCAGAGATGTTCTCGTTGCGCCTTCGCTATTGGGATCACCCGCAACTTTTTCTGAACAACACCGAAGTTGTGTTTGCGCAACAACAAGGAACGGCTCAGGAAGCCTTGGCCGGACAACTTTTTCCTCAAGCAACCATTCTCCCCACACGCGGTACGAATAGCGGCCCGATGGCCGTTGCCGAAGGCAAGGCACTCGCCACCTTGATCAGTCAATATGACTCGGAATATCTGCTGAAGGCCGATCCGGAACTCGGGGTAGAACTGAAATGGATTGCCTTTCCCGACGAAACAGACAATCTGGCCGTGGCTGTATCTCCGGCCAATGCCCATCTCCTCGCCTTTGTCAATGTCGTTATTTCCAGAAACAAAGCACTGACGGATATCGATACCGCATTGGAACACTATTATCCGGAATTTTCAGATGCCGAAGTGACCACACCCCAAAGTGACAGCGCATATGCACTGCCACATGCTCCCCCCGGTTCGCTGCTTTCTATCGCGGTGACCGGCGTGGCTTTTGTCATCCTTCTCGTTCTCTGGCGATGGTTGTCACGCCCTTACACCGCATTCGACCCAAAGGAGAAACCGTGA
- a CDS encoding ABC transporter ATP-binding protein, whose protein sequence is MMDELLVLEGVTRVFGDVHAVSDMSLSIRKGELLTLLGPSGSGKSTVLNMVAGFLSPTAGRILLNGDDITPIPPERRSIGMVFQDYALFPHMSVFDNIAFPLRMRKENPAIIHERVNQVLEAVKLPDMGKRYPDQLSGGQKQRIALARAIVFNPHILLMDEPLGALDEKLRKHMRAEIKQLQRELGITVVLVTHNQDEALSMSDRIAVMYQGRVIQVDRPDCIYEHPATMFVADFVGESNFLSGRVCEMTQDETCVDTVDGLQVFAARRNGVVQGDSVTVMVRPENVFLAPSEKTISSGACNRFSGKIVHMVYGGDAGVCIVSLAQDTVVRAKLPGMQIKRFEVGQKVFVYWTSHDAITLEASASRA, encoded by the coding sequence ATGATGGATGAATTGCTCGTGCTTGAGGGAGTGACGCGTGTTTTCGGTGATGTGCACGCCGTCAGTGATATGTCTCTTTCCATTCGGAAAGGCGAGCTGCTGACACTTCTCGGGCCAAGCGGATCGGGGAAGTCGACCGTCCTCAATATGGTTGCCGGGTTTTTGTCTCCGACAGCGGGGCGTATCTTGTTGAACGGGGACGATATTACACCGATTCCACCGGAGCGGCGAAGTATCGGGATGGTCTTTCAGGATTATGCCTTGTTTCCGCACATGAGCGTGTTTGATAATATCGCGTTTCCTCTCCGAATGCGGAAAGAAAATCCGGCGATCATTCATGAACGCGTGAACCAGGTTCTTGAAGCTGTCAAACTCCCCGATATGGGGAAACGCTATCCTGATCAACTCAGTGGCGGGCAAAAACAGCGTATCGCACTGGCTCGTGCTATTGTGTTCAATCCACACATTTTGCTTATGGACGAACCGCTTGGTGCGCTTGATGAAAAACTGCGCAAGCACATGCGTGCGGAAATCAAGCAATTGCAGCGTGAACTTGGGATTACTGTTGTGCTGGTAACACACAATCAAGATGAAGCGTTGAGTATGTCTGACAGAATTGCAGTCATGTACCAGGGCCGTGTCATTCAGGTTGATCGGCCAGATTGCATTTATGAGCATCCTGCCACCATGTTTGTCGCCGATTTTGTCGGTGAATCCAATTTTCTGTCTGGTCGTGTTTGCGAGATGACACAGGACGAAACCTGCGTGGATACCGTTGATGGTTTGCAAGTGTTTGCGGCGCGGCGTAACGGCGTTGTGCAAGGAGATTCGGTAACGGTCATGGTTCGCCCGGAAAATGTGTTCCTTGCACCGAGCGAAAAGACGATTTCTTCAGGGGCATGCAATCGTTTTTCCGGAAAGATCGTCCATATGGTGTATGGTGGAGACGCAGGAGTATGTATAGTTTCCCTGGCACAGGATACCGTTGTTCGTGCCAAACTGCCGGGGATGCAAATCAAGCGATTCGAGGTCGGCCAGAAGGTCTTTGTGTATTGGACATCGCACGACGCCATCACCTTGGAGGCGAGTGCATCGCGTGCTTGA
- a CDS encoding VPLPA-CTERM sorting domain-containing protein, with protein sequence MKVLKYALVVCFALTMSANTSWASLLKFDLSDITVNEFFGITGYYTSGVLTLDMSILEQNKIEISDNKTGYMGDASMLNAIKIRFGGKTIKDIGDSIASPGWTVFTTDSDSQASDISYLKIFGPSDVPFHLYYSGKDSSLLSVNDTVGSLSANVSSVSAVPLPAGVWLFGSAMLGLVSIRRKVV encoded by the coding sequence ATGAAAGTTTTGAAATATGCGTTAGTTGTTTGTTTTGCGTTAACTATGAGTGCCAATACCAGCTGGGCCTCGTTGCTCAAGTTTGATCTTTCCGACATTACTGTTAATGAATTTTTTGGAATCACTGGTTACTACACCTCGGGGGTTCTGACCCTCGATATGAGTATCTTGGAACAGAATAAAATAGAAATATCTGATAATAAAACTGGCTACATGGGTGATGCCAGCATGCTGAATGCTATCAAAATTCGATTTGGTGGAAAGACGATTAAAGATATTGGTGACTCTATTGCTTCGCCTGGGTGGACCGTTTTTACGACAGATTCCGATAGCCAAGCATCAGATATATCTTATCTGAAAATATTTGGTCCTAGCGATGTTCCATTTCATTTGTACTATAGTGGTAAAGATAGCTCTTTGTTAAGTGTAAATGACACAGTTGGTTCTTTGTCCGCTAATGTATCAAGTGTCTCTGCAGTACCACTGCCAGCTGGAGTCTGGTTGTTTGGAAGTGCTATGCTTGGGCTTGTGTCTATTCGGCGGAAAGTTGTGTAA
- a CDS encoding SpoIIE family protein phosphatase, producing MFRSAIGHAEGIDTTIVVRRALDQLSEALEGATPQALIVFACSEFDHNVMIKAIADAYPHTPLSGGTTLGEFSTGLGISDDSILITALVSDTIGFASGRVDDVRTDPKSAIQMEWDKAVSSLGGAPKICLVFPETHVNPIGPVLRVLFDIVNAEDNCMLVGGLVGTDTSSDRTPVQFHESGSLSGGLTFMLIGGPVTTYSVACQNWHEIGRQGIVTEAKGTTILRIDHLPAADFYREHLGPQAPPLQEFPLSIKERNQDDAFIRGVVAIDESSGALIVSDDVSIGAVVRMTKVKPQFLLEGVHDQFRKIPPEVVKRSAIALSFSCGARRWLLGTQAINELRTMKHALPCYVPIVGFYSYGEVGPIGQGRPSALHNHTLVTVFLAEEDATPLCQSHAVCQQHKKKRQPSLAGLKHENEFLARKLARVKFNLKSMEENRAAWLALMMNLLTGLRKSEEKYRRIVETCTEGFLLLGKDSRIEYANASWLRLTGYSKEEVIGSMPSMYTPDGEIGCISSELNESTGYWRRETSLVHKSGHFIPVLITANVLTGDSGDLMGYFLFVTDLTESKKALLLAGQFQRSLFPSEAPNIPGLELAGRSEPCDEVGGDYFDYISNAEGPCALVVADVSGHGVDASLLMSSVRTYLRSHPSDKDSLGTIISSLNAQLAQDVSQTGRFVTLFHLLADSRSGDLVWVRAGHDPAWVYDPAADTFSLLEGVGLPLGVLDDTRYIANLLENRPKNAIIVIGTDGIWESNNIHGEMFGKERFLSVIRENAVQDARTIRDGVFEAVREFSRGVRVSDDMTLVVAKFHDEG from the coding sequence ATGTTTCGAAGTGCTATCGGTCATGCAGAAGGTATTGACACCACTATCGTTGTCAGACGTGCTCTTGATCAACTATCGGAAGCTCTTGAGGGGGCGACTCCCCAGGCGCTTATTGTATTTGCCTGTAGTGAATTTGACCACAACGTGATGATCAAGGCGATTGCCGATGCCTATCCTCATACGCCATTATCTGGAGGCACGACTCTGGGGGAATTCAGCACAGGGCTCGGCATCAGTGATGATTCTATTCTGATAACAGCATTGGTTTCTGATACCATTGGTTTTGCTTCTGGTCGTGTGGATGACGTGCGAACGGACCCGAAGTCTGCCATTCAAATGGAATGGGATAAGGCCGTGTCTTCTTTGGGAGGAGCGCCCAAAATTTGTCTGGTTTTTCCGGAAACCCATGTGAACCCCATTGGCCCCGTACTTCGCGTGCTTTTTGACATTGTCAATGCAGAGGACAATTGTATGCTTGTCGGTGGATTAGTTGGAACCGACACCAGTAGTGACCGAACTCCTGTTCAGTTTCATGAATCCGGTTCGCTCTCCGGTGGATTGACCTTCATGCTTATTGGTGGACCTGTAACCACATATAGTGTGGCATGTCAGAATTGGCATGAAATTGGTCGTCAAGGGATCGTGACGGAGGCGAAGGGAACGACGATCCTTCGCATCGATCATCTACCAGCCGCGGACTTTTACCGTGAGCATCTTGGTCCCCAAGCACCGCCGTTGCAGGAATTTCCACTCAGTATCAAGGAGCGCAACCAGGACGACGCATTCATCCGCGGTGTCGTGGCTATTGATGAGAGTTCCGGAGCTCTCATCGTGAGTGATGACGTCTCCATTGGTGCCGTGGTGCGCATGACAAAGGTCAAGCCGCAATTTCTCTTGGAGGGGGTACATGATCAGTTTCGGAAAATTCCTCCGGAGGTAGTGAAACGGTCGGCGATTGCGTTGTCGTTTTCTTGTGGGGCTCGTCGATGGTTGCTTGGTACGCAAGCCATCAATGAACTGAGAACGATGAAGCACGCATTGCCATGTTATGTTCCTATCGTTGGTTTTTATAGTTACGGGGAGGTTGGTCCTATTGGCCAGGGACGCCCAAGCGCGTTGCATAACCATACTTTGGTGACGGTTTTTCTTGCGGAAGAAGATGCTACACCTCTTTGTCAGTCGCATGCAGTCTGTCAGCAGCATAAAAAGAAGCGTCAACCATCACTTGCAGGGCTTAAACATGAGAATGAATTCCTTGCGCGCAAGCTCGCTCGTGTAAAGTTTAATTTAAAAAGCATGGAGGAGAATCGCGCGGCTTGGCTTGCACTTATGATGAATCTCCTGACTGGTCTGCGCAAGAGTGAGGAGAAATATCGGCGTATTGTTGAAACATGTACGGAAGGCTTTCTTCTCTTAGGGAAAGACTCTCGGATTGAGTATGCAAATGCATCCTGGTTACGTCTTACCGGCTATTCCAAAGAAGAAGTGATCGGTTCTATGCCATCGATGTATACACCGGATGGCGAAATTGGTTGCATTTCGAGTGAGTTGAATGAATCGACAGGATACTGGCGTCGTGAAACCTCTTTGGTACATAAAAGTGGGCATTTCATTCCGGTGCTTATTACTGCCAATGTGCTTACTGGGGATTCCGGTGATCTCATGGGGTATTTCCTTTTTGTGACGGATTTGACGGAATCCAAAAAGGCATTGCTCTTGGCGGGACAGTTTCAGCGAAGTCTGTTTCCTTCGGAAGCACCCAATATCCCCGGACTGGAATTGGCAGGGCGCTCGGAACCCTGCGATGAAGTCGGGGGAGATTATTTTGATTACATCAGCAATGCAGAAGGGCCCTGCGCACTGGTTGTTGCGGATGTCTCCGGACACGGTGTCGATGCCTCACTTTTGATGAGTTCGGTTCGAACGTATTTGCGTAGTCATCCGAGTGATAAAGACAGTTTGGGGACAATAATCTCCAGCCTGAATGCCCAACTTGCTCAGGATGTTTCGCAGACAGGACGTTTTGTGACACTGTTTCATCTTCTGGCGGATTCTCGTTCCGGTGACCTTGTTTGGGTGCGGGCAGGGCACGACCCGGCCTGGGTGTATGACCCGGCGGCGGACACATTCTCATTACTTGAAGGCGTTGGGCTTCCTTTGGGAGTCTTGGACGATACTCGCTATATAGCCAACCTTCTGGAAAACAGGCCTAAGAATGCGATCATCGTTATCGGGACAGATGGCATATGGGAGTCAAACAATATTCACGGCGAAATGTTTGGGAAAGAACGGTTTTTAAGTGTTATCCGCGAAAATGCTGTCCAGGATGCCCGGACAATTCGAGATGGTGTCTTTGAAGCTGTTCGTGAATTTTCTCGCGGTGTCCGCGTCAGTGACGATATGACTCTGGTGGTGGCAAAGTTTCACGACGAAGGATGA
- a CDS encoding ABC transporter substrate-binding protein, with the protein MNDPRWMNRRRFLVTLGQTTGVVVAASAMGPFVGRVVASDATLRICSYGGSFQESQRKAFFDPFSKEFNVKIIEATDPDIAKVKAQVMTKNYEWDVVDMETRHVARGEVEGLLEPLDLSIIDTSHIDKMAVRKCAVANDFWTTGLAYNTKNLGGKEPAQGWADFWDVKRFPGPRAMQNQAPFNLEFALIADGVPMEKLYPLDLDRAFKKMDAIRDHITVWWKNGAEQIQLLSTGEVTYSTAWNGRISVAKAKGAPLGFVWNGGCFDMDWWCVPKGNPNKKLAMQFINFALSAKRQAYQFGELIPYGPTNLEAFNSIPEERARELPNYPANAKVQFLQNADYWGEHLAAVTERWNAWMLG; encoded by the coding sequence ATGAACGATCCACGCTGGATGAACAGACGACGGTTTCTCGTGACACTTGGTCAAACTACGGGAGTTGTTGTTGCAGCTTCGGCCATGGGACCATTTGTCGGGCGTGTCGTGGCAAGTGATGCAACACTGCGTATCTGCTCGTATGGTGGATCGTTTCAGGAGTCCCAACGCAAGGCTTTTTTTGATCCCTTCTCCAAGGAATTCAACGTAAAGATTATTGAAGCCACTGATCCGGATATTGCCAAAGTCAAAGCCCAGGTAATGACCAAGAATTATGAGTGGGATGTCGTGGACATGGAAACGCGGCATGTAGCGCGAGGTGAGGTGGAAGGCCTGCTTGAACCGCTTGATTTGTCCATTATCGATACCTCTCATATCGACAAGATGGCTGTCCGAAAGTGCGCGGTTGCCAATGATTTTTGGACGACAGGGTTGGCTTATAACACCAAGAACTTGGGAGGGAAGGAACCGGCGCAAGGTTGGGCAGATTTTTGGGATGTGAAGCGTTTTCCCGGACCACGAGCCATGCAGAATCAAGCACCGTTTAATCTTGAATTTGCCTTGATTGCCGATGGTGTCCCTATGGAGAAACTCTATCCGCTTGATTTGGATCGGGCGTTTAAAAAAATGGATGCCATCCGCGACCATATTACGGTGTGGTGGAAAAATGGTGCCGAGCAGATACAACTGCTTTCCACGGGGGAAGTCACCTACTCCACGGCATGGAATGGCAGGATTTCCGTTGCCAAAGCAAAGGGAGCACCTTTGGGATTCGTCTGGAATGGTGGATGTTTCGACATGGATTGGTGGTGTGTTCCCAAAGGGAATCCCAACAAAAAACTCGCCATGCAGTTTATCAATTTTGCATTGTCGGCCAAACGTCAGGCGTACCAGTTTGGAGAATTGATCCCCTACGGGCCGACCAATCTTGAAGCATTCAATAGCATTCCTGAAGAACGGGCGCGTGAATTACCGAATTATCCGGCCAATGCCAAAGTGCAATTTCTGCAAAATGCAGATTATTGGGGCGAGCATCTTGCCGCCGTGACCGAACGCTGGAATGCCTGGATGCTGGGTTAA